The following are encoded together in the Phenylobacterium sp. NIBR 498073 genome:
- a CDS encoding alpha/beta hydrolase, which yields MPTAPITFMDLLSRPRASADLRVAYGDDPLQFGELWLPPGPGPHRTVVMIHGGCWRADLPGLELMDYACADLRAHGLAVWNIEYRRIGHDGGGFPGTFLDVGAAIDHLRELAPAHDLDLSHVVLSGHSAGGHLAVWALGRSQLNPASPLHVEAPLPARGAAPLAGIIDLAAYHDHGPDECGGPGVIDALVGLANRDAADVYGDTSPPRLLPLGAPQTVISGSLDHIVPSAFGAAYAAAAGAAGDTVQAIDFPDAGHFELIDPTSAAWPRIRSELIALLG from the coding sequence ATGCCGACCGCTCCGATCACCTTCATGGACCTGCTGTCGCGCCCGCGCGCGAGCGCCGACCTGCGCGTCGCCTATGGCGATGATCCGCTGCAGTTCGGCGAGCTGTGGCTGCCGCCGGGCCCAGGCCCGCACCGGACGGTGGTGATGATCCACGGCGGTTGCTGGCGGGCCGACCTGCCCGGGCTGGAGCTGATGGACTATGCCTGCGCCGACCTGCGCGCCCACGGCCTGGCGGTCTGGAACATCGAGTACCGCCGCATCGGCCACGACGGCGGCGGCTTTCCGGGCACCTTCCTCGACGTCGGCGCGGCGATCGATCACCTGCGCGAGCTGGCGCCGGCCCATGATCTGGACCTCTCCCACGTGGTCCTCAGCGGCCACTCGGCCGGCGGGCATCTGGCGGTCTGGGCGCTGGGCCGCTCGCAGCTGAACCCGGCCAGCCCGCTCCATGTCGAAGCCCCCCTGCCTGCGCGCGGCGCCGCGCCCCTGGCCGGGATCATCGACTTGGCCGCCTACCACGACCACGGGCCCGACGAGTGCGGCGGGCCGGGCGTGATCGACGCCTTGGTGGGCTTGGCGAACCGGGACGCCGCAGACGTCTACGGCGACACCTCCCCGCCCCGCCTGCTGCCGCTGGGCGCCCCCCAGACGGTGATCTCCGGAAGCCTCGACCACATCGTCCCCAGCGCCTTCGGCGCGGCCTACGCCGCCGCCGCCGGGGCCGCGGGCGACACCGTCCAGGCGATCGACTTCCCTGACGCGGGACACTTCGAGCTCATCGATCCGACATCCGCGGCCTGGCCGCGCATCCGTAGCGAGCTGATCGCGCTGCTCGGCTAG
- a CDS encoding CAP domain-containing protein — translation MQHRAPSRVVSAAPSRRLLLAGLGGLLATPVAARAIPSAAEEVWLAYEARLRARVADAGGGAFQDASERELLSLTNAARSAVGAPVLTWNSELARVARSHAADLASRGYVEHLSPEGFDPSHRVGLLARRMIGSASENIAYRRAEQVADAGELMGIWRRSSSHWSNLLRPRYAQAGFGVVVRGQKTYAVGLYARPDGALGAPLPFRLAQEGELASAVREASPALAGFALADPLNHSAWARIDGQDGGPLPPGIYQLRPRRRVSQTRYEVLWGPIFARV, via the coding sequence ATGCAGCACCGCGCCCCATCCCGTGTCGTCTCCGCCGCACCGTCGCGGAGGTTGCTGCTCGCCGGCCTGGGCGGGCTGCTGGCGACGCCGGTCGCCGCCCGCGCGATCCCGTCCGCCGCCGAGGAGGTCTGGCTGGCCTATGAGGCGCGGCTGCGGGCGCGCGTCGCCGACGCCGGCGGCGGCGCGTTCCAGGACGCCAGCGAGCGTGAGCTGCTGTCCCTGACCAACGCGGCCCGTTCGGCCGTCGGCGCACCCGTCCTGACTTGGAACAGCGAGCTGGCCCGCGTCGCCCGCAGCCACGCCGCCGACCTCGCCTCCCGCGGCTATGTCGAGCATCTGTCGCCCGAGGGGTTCGACCCGAGCCACCGGGTCGGGCTGCTGGCGCGGCGGATGATCGGCTCGGCCAGCGAGAACATCGCCTATCGGCGCGCCGAGCAAGTCGCCGACGCCGGCGAGCTGATGGGCATTTGGCGACGGAGTTCCTCGCACTGGTCGAACCTGCTGCGTCCGCGCTACGCCCAGGCCGGGTTCGGCGTGGTCGTCCGCGGGCAGAAGACCTATGCGGTGGGGCTCTATGCCCGGCCGGACGGGGCGCTGGGCGCGCCGCTGCCGTTCAGGCTGGCGCAGGAGGGGGAGCTCGCCAGCGCCGTGCGCGAGGCCTCGCCGGCGCTCGCCGGCTTTGCGCTCGCCGATCCCTTGAACCACAGCGCCTGGGCGCGGATCGACGGGCAGGACGGCGGGCCGCTGCCGCCTGGGATCTACCAGCTGCGGCCGCGCCGACGGGTGAGCCAGACGCGCTACGAGGTCCTTTGGGGCCCGATCTTCGCCCGGGTCTAG
- a CDS encoding response regulator, translated as MSPRVVLVEDEPLVSMMMEDLLTDLGCEVAVFGALAPALAWLSRQDEAPDGAVLDVNLGGGETVFPLAEALRARGVPFVFATGYGILPSDGYPDTPLIRKPVDQDQLLPVVRAFAALA; from the coding sequence ATGAGCCCGCGCGTGGTGCTGGTCGAGGACGAGCCTCTGGTCTCGATGATGATGGAGGACCTGCTGACCGACCTCGGCTGCGAGGTGGCGGTGTTCGGCGCGCTGGCGCCCGCCCTGGCCTGGCTGTCGCGGCAGGACGAGGCGCCCGACGGGGCGGTGCTGGACGTGAATCTCGGCGGCGGCGAGACGGTGTTTCCCCTGGCCGAGGCCCTGCGCGCGCGAGGGGTGCCGTTCGTCTTCGCAACGGGCTATGGAATCCTGCCGAGCGACGGGTATCCGGACACTCCGCTGATCCGAAAGCCGGTCGACCAGGACCAGCTCTTGCCGGTGGTGCGGGCGTTCGCGGCCCTGGCCTGA
- a CDS encoding HWE histidine kinase domain-containing protein, giving the protein MLEADAQRGMSEGDPKDPVFALVEVIEALSGARSIEQIAEIVRTRARLLSGADGVTFVLREGEDCIYLDEDAIAPLWKGLRFPMSACISGWAMLNGRTVVIPDIYADPRIPHDAYRPTFVRSLVMTPVRPTEAIAAIGAYWSRQREPTAEEVTLLQVIARATATALANVQAYASLHETLARRDLLARELDHRCKNTLAAVRSIADQTLRRSASPAHFVEAFNGRLGALSRAHELLTRGDWGPAGLADVVGQALTPFCGVGGLRLAVSGPQVGLAPETAVAMHMTVHELAVNATKYGALSVEGGRLDVNWEVDRREAPGALEFRWIERGGPKVDAPAARGFGSRLIEQGMAQELGGEAQILFDPEGVQFRLRAPLSPRVALA; this is encoded by the coding sequence ATGTTGGAGGCGGACGCTCAGAGGGGGATGTCGGAGGGCGATCCGAAGGACCCGGTCTTCGCTCTCGTCGAGGTGATCGAGGCGCTGTCCGGCGCGCGCAGCATCGAGCAGATCGCAGAGATCGTCCGGACCCGCGCGCGCCTGCTGTCGGGGGCCGACGGCGTCACCTTCGTGCTGCGCGAGGGCGAGGACTGCATCTATCTCGACGAGGACGCGATCGCCCCGCTCTGGAAGGGCCTGCGCTTTCCGATGAGCGCCTGCATTTCCGGCTGGGCGATGCTGAACGGCCGCACGGTGGTGATCCCCGACATCTATGCCGATCCGCGGATCCCGCACGACGCCTATCGCCCGACCTTCGTGCGCAGCCTGGTGATGACGCCGGTGCGTCCTACCGAGGCCATCGCCGCCATCGGCGCCTATTGGAGCCGGCAGCGCGAGCCGACCGCCGAGGAGGTGACGCTGCTGCAGGTGATCGCCCGCGCCACGGCCACGGCGCTGGCCAATGTCCAGGCCTACGCCTCGCTGCACGAGACCCTCGCGCGGCGCGATCTGCTGGCCCGCGAGCTGGACCATCGCTGCAAGAACACCCTGGCCGCGGTGCGGTCCATCGCCGACCAGACCCTGCGGCGCTCGGCCTCCCCGGCGCACTTCGTCGAGGCCTTCAACGGCAGGCTCGGGGCGCTGTCGCGGGCGCACGAGCTGTTGACCCGCGGCGACTGGGGACCGGCGGGCCTGGCCGACGTGGTGGGCCAGGCGCTGACGCCGTTCTGCGGTGTCGGCGGCCTGCGGCTGGCGGTGTCGGGGCCGCAGGTGGGGCTGGCCCCCGAAACCGCGGTCGCGATGCATATGACCGTCCACGAGCTGGCGGTGAACGCCACCAAGTACGGCGCGCTCAGCGTCGAGGGCGGCCGGCTGGACGTGAACTGGGAGGTGGACCGGCGCGAGGCGCCGGGGGCGCTGGAGTTCCGTTGGATCGAGCGAGGCGGGCCGAAGGTCGACGCGCCGGCCGCGCGGGGCTTCGGCTCGCGGCTAATCGAGCAGGGCATGGCCCAGGAACTGGGCGGCGAGGCGCAGATCCTGTTCGATCCGGAAGGCGTGCAGTTCCGCCTACGCGCGCCGCTCTCGCCGCGGGTGGCTCTGGCATGA
- the dctA gene encoding C4-dicarboxylate transporter DctA, which translates to MGFLKVFRLLYVQVLVAIALGIAVGAIWPEFGVSLKPLGDGFIKLIKMAVAPVIFCTIVAGIARMSDIKAFGRLGAKTLIYFEVVSTLALAIGLIVGNLVKPGQGFNIDPATLDPSIAAGYVEKAEHGDSLPDYILSLIPDAFFGAFAEGALLQVLVIAIITGFACSRLGAFGDKVAGVLEDISKVFFSIIQVIVKLAPIGAFGAMGFTIGKYGLAALLKLGALVATFYATSLLFVLVVLGLIALAAGFSIFKFLRYIREELLIVLGTSSSESVLPQMMDKLQRLGAGKTTTGLVIPTGYSFNLDGTNIYMTLATLFLAQATNIDLTLTQELTLLGVAMLTSKGASGVTGAGFITLAATLAVAPQIPIASLAILVGVDRFMSECRALTNLVGNGVATLVIARWEGDLDRETLARELDRGPNHATPVAAPAHADAD; encoded by the coding sequence ATGGGGTTCTTGAAAGTGTTTCGCCTGCTCTATGTGCAGGTTCTGGTCGCGATCGCGCTCGGCATCGCGGTCGGCGCGATCTGGCCTGAGTTCGGCGTCTCGCTGAAACCCCTCGGCGACGGCTTCATCAAACTGATCAAGATGGCCGTCGCGCCGGTGATCTTCTGCACCATCGTCGCCGGCATCGCCCGGATGAGCGACATCAAGGCGTTCGGGCGGCTGGGCGCCAAGACCCTGATCTATTTCGAGGTCGTCTCGACCCTGGCGCTGGCGATCGGCCTGATCGTCGGCAACCTGGTCAAGCCGGGGCAGGGCTTCAACATCGACCCGGCCACCCTCGATCCCAGCATCGCCGCCGGTTATGTCGAGAAGGCCGAGCACGGCGACAGCCTGCCCGACTACATCCTCAGCCTGATCCCCGACGCCTTCTTCGGCGCCTTCGCCGAGGGCGCGCTGCTGCAGGTGCTGGTCATCGCGATCATCACCGGCTTCGCCTGTTCGCGGCTGGGGGCGTTCGGCGACAAGGTCGCCGGCGTGCTGGAGGACATATCCAAGGTGTTCTTCTCGATCATCCAGGTGATCGTGAAGCTGGCCCCGATCGGCGCCTTCGGGGCCATGGGCTTCACCATCGGCAAGTACGGGCTGGCCGCGCTGCTCAAGCTCGGCGCGCTGGTGGCGACCTTCTACGCCACCTCGCTGCTGTTCGTGCTGGTGGTGCTGGGCCTGATCGCGCTGGCGGCCGGCTTCTCGATCTTCAAGTTCCTCCGCTACATCCGCGAGGAGCTGCTGATCGTGCTGGGCACCTCGTCGTCGGAATCGGTGCTGCCGCAGATGATGGACAAGCTGCAGCGGCTGGGCGCGGGCAAGACCACGACCGGCCTAGTCATCCCGACCGGCTATTCGTTCAACCTCGACGGCACCAACATCTACATGACCCTGGCCACCCTGTTCCTGGCGCAGGCGACCAACATCGACCTGACCCTGACCCAGGAACTGACCTTGTTGGGGGTGGCTATGCTGACCTCGAAGGGGGCCAGCGGCGTGACCGGCGCAGGCTTCATCACGCTCGCCGCCACCCTGGCGGTGGCGCCGCAGATCCCGATCGCCTCGCTGGCCATCCTGGTCGGGGTCGACCGCTTCATGAGCGAGTGCCGGGCGCTGACCAACCTGGTCGGCAACGGCGTGGCCACCCTGGTCATCGCCCGCTGGGAGGGCGATCTCGACCGCGAGACCCTGGCCCGGGAGCTGGACCGCGGCCCCAACCACGCGACGCCCGTCGCCGCGCCGGCTCATGCCGACGCCGACTGA